The Arachis hypogaea cultivar Tifrunner chromosome 16, arahy.Tifrunner.gnm2.J5K5, whole genome shotgun sequence genome contains a region encoding:
- the LOC112757648 gene encoding uncharacterized protein → MAAARGGASSARGGATSMRGPMDLFVRRPETAITRNKRDKLRQQNIKEAWNKEAVRRVHRYIARWFYQAGIPLNPVKLKSFQEMLWAVGSFGPNLPAPSYHALRVPLLNEELEYTKGLLKGLKEQWKKYGCSIMSDAWTDKRQRSIINFLVNSPAGTIFLKSIDASDYGKTGEKMFELLDGIVEEIGEQNVVQIVTDNGSNYVLAGKLLMEKRPNLFWTPCAAHCLDLMFEDIGKLPLIQKTIKSAISLVSFTYSHSSTLSMLRQFTNGKELVRHAVTRFATSFLSLKRLYKEKGNLRRMFTSDEWVRNKLSREAKGREATKIVIRPSFWNHVKYTLKIMGPLVGVLRLVDGEKKPPMGYIYEVIEKAKECIMKIFSNDVSKYSEVFKIVDNRWNCQLHRPLHAAGHFLNSELFYDNPRIELDL, encoded by the coding sequence ATGGCAGCAGCTAGAGGGGGTGCAAGTAGTGCTAGAGGGGGTGCAACTAGCATGAGAGGTCCAATGGACTTGTTTGTTAGAAGACCTGAAACTGCCATTACAAGAAATAAAAGAGATAAATTGAGGCAGCAGAACATCAAGGAAGCATGGAATAAGGAAGCAGTTCGTAGAGTTCATCGATACATAGCACGGTGGTTCTACCAAGCGGGGATTCCATTGAACCCAGTAAAGTTGAAGAGTTTTCAAGAAATGTTGTGGGCTGTTGGAAGCTTTGGTCCTAATTTACCTGCTCCCAGTTATCATGCTCTAAGGGTTCCGCTGCTTAATGAGGAGTTGGAATACACCAAAGGATTATTGAAGGGTCTTAAAGAACAATGGAAAAAGTATGGTTGCTCTATTATGTCAGATGCTTGGACGGATAAAAGGCAAAGGAGCATTATCAATTTTCTTGTAAACTCTCCTGCTGGGACAATATTTTTGAAGTCTATTGATGCCTCTGATTATGGGAAGACGGGTGAAAAAATGTTTGAGCTTCTTGATGGTATTGTTGAGGAAATTGGGGAGCAAAATGTTGTTCAAATTGTAACTGACAACGGGAGCAACTATGTTCTAGCCGGTAAGTTACTGATGGAGAAAAGACCGAATTTGTTTTGGACCCCGTGTGCTGCCCATTGTTTGGATTTGATGTTTGAAGACATTGGGAAGTTACCATTAATCCAAAAAACCATAAAAAGTGCCATTTCTTTGGTTAGCTTCACTTATAGCCACTCTAGCACTTTATCGATGTTGAGACAATTCACAAATGGCAAGGAATTGGTGAGGCATGCAGTCACCCGATTTGCCACTTCATTTCTCTCTTTGAAAAGGCTTTATAAGGAGAAAGGAAATCTAAGAAGAATGTTCACTTCGGATGAGTGGGTAAGGAATAAGTTGTCAAGGGAGGCAAAGGGGAGGGAGGCAACAAAGATTGTTATTAGGCCTTCCTTTTGGAATCATGTCAAGTACACTCTTAAGATCATGGGGCCTCTTGTTGGGGTGCTTCGACTTGTTGATGGAGAGAAGAAGCCACCAATGGGTTATATATATGAAGTAATAGAGAAGGCAAAGGAATGCATCATGAAAATATTTTCTAATGATGTGAGCAAATATTCTGAAGTTTTTAAAATCGTTGACAACAGATGGAATTGCCAACTTCATCGTCCGTTGCATGCAGCTGGTCATTTTCTGAATTCGGAGTTGTTTTATGATAATCCTCGCATTGAGTTGGATTTATAA